A single genomic interval of Syntrophobotulus glycolicus DSM 8271 harbors:
- a CDS encoding MarR family winged helix-turn-helix transcriptional regulator: MESTEKVLEIAGLFREVNGMLKQSIGRRFENMGMTMTMPQGILIGILSRNGCKMKISELSQKLNLTDGTVSGIIDRLEKQGLVERSRSEEDKRVVYVSLSPRMEEIHRDFHLKTEGTMKSLLSKATPEEIDQIMNGLNILKRLMHSDLDDG, translated from the coding sequence ATGGAAAGTACGGAAAAAGTCCTGGAAATTGCCGGATTGTTTCGTGAGGTCAACGGCATGTTAAAACAAAGTATAGGCAGAAGGTTCGAAAATATGGGGATGACGATGACGATGCCGCAGGGGATTCTGATCGGTATTTTATCCCGAAACGGCTGCAAAATGAAAATCAGCGAATTAAGCCAAAAACTGAATCTAACGGATGGAACGGTATCCGGGATCATTGACAGGCTGGAAAAACAAGGTCTCGTGGAACGGTCAAGAAGCGAAGAGGATAAAAGGGTGGTTTATGTCAGCCTATCTCCAAGGATGGAGGAGATCCATCGTGACTTTCACCTGAAGACTGAAGGGACAATGAAGAGCTTATTGAGCAAAGCGACACCCGAAGAGATCGACCAGATCATGAACGGGCTGAACATCCTGAAGCGGCTTATGCACTCGGACCTGGACGACGGTTGA
- a CDS encoding type II toxin-antitoxin system HicB family antitoxin, which produces MKYVYPATFTPEPEGGYCIQFPDLPGCVTCGDSVPHAIEMGRDALSMWLCDAENNKEQIPPASSLFDIRTDHGFVNLIDADTAEYRRINDHRAVKKTLSIPSWLNVQAEKAGVNFSAILQEGLKEHLGIKAKSN; this is translated from the coding sequence ATGAAATATGTTTATCCGGCAACTTTTACACCAGAACCAGAGGGCGGATATTGCATTCAGTTCCCTGACTTGCCTGGGTGTGTAACCTGCGGTGATTCAGTTCCTCATGCGATCGAAATGGGGCGAGACGCTTTATCAATGTGGCTGTGCGATGCGGAAAACAATAAAGAGCAAATTCCCCCCGCCAGCTCTTTGTTTGATATCCGGACTGATCATGGGTTTGTTAATTTGATTGATGCTGATACGGCCGAATATCGACGCATCAATGATCATCGGGCGGTAAAGAAGACACTTTCTATCCCGAGCTGGCTAAATGTCCAGGCAGAAAAAGCGGGAGTCAATTTCTCAGCCATTCTGCAGGAAGGCTTAAAGGAACATCTTGGAATCAAGGCAAAATCTAATTAA
- a CDS encoding type II toxin-antitoxin system HicA family toxin — translation MTEKEILRLLKNNGWKITEGTRHHLAINPNHPGVRIPIPRHKKDIPPGTLHQILRAAGLK, via the coding sequence ATGACTGAGAAGGAAATCCTTCGATTGCTTAAGAATAACGGATGGAAAATCACAGAAGGAACCAGACACCATTTAGCGATAAACCCTAACCACCCGGGCGTAAGGATTCCGATACCGAGACATAAGAAGGACATTCCACCTGGTACGTTACATCAAATCCTTAGAGCGGCGGGGTTGAAATAA
- a CDS encoding LrgB family protein — protein sequence MMTLRGLESFILTVFFYYASKALYRRFHLVFFSPLFIVPIALVLFLSISQTSYTSYISGGKWLTVLLQPSIVAFALPLHKHYKTLKKYFAEIGFSVLVGVVFSLLISVMLGILVNFKPQIIESLEPRSITTPIAIVVSQNIGGMPALTAVFVIITGLAGLLIGPLTIRLLHLHSPVSKGVLLGTSAHACGTFTAFGMGFLEGTIASLSMIFTGLITVVLAPLLCPLFLKLF from the coding sequence ATGATGACATTGAGAGGACTGGAAAGCTTTATTCTGACTGTTTTTTTCTATTATGCCTCCAAGGCCTTGTACAGGCGTTTTCACCTGGTCTTTTTTTCACCGTTGTTCATCGTTCCCATAGCTCTGGTGCTTTTCCTGTCAATATCGCAAACTTCATACACAAGCTATATCTCCGGCGGAAAATGGTTGACCGTATTGCTCCAGCCGTCAATCGTTGCTTTTGCATTGCCTTTGCATAAACATTACAAAACATTAAAAAAATATTTTGCGGAAATCGGATTCAGCGTCCTGGTCGGCGTGGTTTTTTCTCTGCTGATTTCTGTCATGCTGGGAATACTGGTCAATTTTAAACCTCAGATTATTGAAAGTTTAGAACCCCGTTCCATAACCACACCCATTGCCATTGTTGTTTCCCAAAACATAGGCGGAATGCCTGCCCTTACTGCTGTTTTTGTTATTATCACCGGATTGGCGGGCCTGCTGATCGGGCCTTTGACCATCCGGCTCCTGCACCTTCACTCGCCGGTATCCAAAGGAGTGCTGCTGGGAACCAGCGCCCATGCCTGCGGGACGTTCACCGCATTTGGAATGGGTTTTCTGGAAGGGACAATTGCCAGCCTTTCTATGATTTTCACGGGTCTGATCACAGTCGTCTTGGCTCCGTTGCTCTGCCCTTTATTCTTAAAGTTGTTTTAA
- a CDS encoding CidA/LrgA family holin-like protein — protein sequence MKALWSGTTSHRMKEIMIGIIQIAVLYLFVLAGNDLAHLFHLDFPGSLIGLALLFLLLHFNIVPCKWVMIGGNWLLTELILFFIPSVVAVIQYQDILQKIGIDLFFIILIGTITVMISSGLTAELMMHHKVKKLLMQSRMKRGKM from the coding sequence ATGAAGGCGCTTTGGTCAGGGACAACAAGTCATAGAATGAAAGAAATCATGATTGGAATCATTCAAATAGCGGTTCTCTACCTCTTTGTATTGGCCGGAAATGATTTGGCGCATTTGTTTCATTTGGATTTTCCCGGCAGCTTGATTGGGCTGGCTCTGCTGTTTCTTCTCCTGCACTTCAATATCGTTCCCTGCAAATGGGTAATGATTGGAGGAAATTGGCTGCTTACCGAATTGATTTTGTTTTTTATCCCGTCCGTTGTGGCCGTTATCCAGTACCAGGACATCCTGCAAAAAATCGGGATTGACTTGTTTTTCATTATCCTGATCGGCACAATAACGGTGATGATCAGCAGTGGGCTTACAGCAGAATTGATGATGCATCACAAAGTAAAAAAATTATTGATGCAAAGCAGAATGAAAAGAGGAAAAATGTGA
- a CDS encoding flavin reductase family protein: MKKSIGSNTFAYPTPAWIIGSYDQNGKANGMTAAWAGVCCSDPPAVTVSLRKSRHSYQSILEREAFTVSIPSASYLEAVDFFGIASGKEVDKFEAAGLTPVRSELVDAPYVGEFPLILECKLLQTVELGQHIQFIGRVVDVKAEEDVLGENGKPEMRKISPLLYSPGESTYYGVGEILGKAYTSGLKFKK; encoded by the coding sequence ATGAAGAAGTCAATCGGGTCAAATACTTTTGCTTATCCTACTCCGGCCTGGATCATTGGTTCCTATGATCAAAACGGCAAGGCGAACGGGATGACGGCCGCCTGGGCCGGAGTGTGCTGCTCTGATCCGCCGGCAGTAACAGTCTCCTTGAGAAAATCAAGGCATTCATATCAGAGTATTCTGGAGAGAGAAGCCTTTACGGTAAGTATTCCTTCGGCATCTTATCTGGAAGCAGTTGATTTTTTCGGGATTGCCTCAGGCAAAGAAGTGGATAAGTTTGAGGCTGCCGGGCTGACCCCGGTCAGAAGCGAGCTGGTGGACGCGCCCTATGTGGGAGAGTTTCCGCTTATTCTGGAGTGCAAGCTTTTGCAAACCGTTGAGTTAGGACAACATATTCAGTTTATCGGCCGGGTCGTTGATGTCAAAGCTGAAGAAGATGTCCTGGGCGAAAATGGAAAACCGGAAATGAGAAAAATCAGTCCCCTTTTATACTCTCCCGGTGAAAGCACGTATTATGGGGTAGGCGAAATCCTTGGGAAAGCCTATACAAGCGGGCTGAAATTCAAAAAGTAA
- the hydE gene encoding [FeFe] hydrogenase H-cluster radical SAM maturase HydE: MDLLQKLDETNSLTKEEIVRLLKNMTAEKKEKLFDLALKTRTRYYGNRVFMRGLIEISNYCRRNCLYCGIRGMNANAERYRLSESEILECCQDGYNLGYRTFVLQSGEDMWYTKEILVGLVTRIKQLFPDAAVTLSIGERDIATYDALYKAGADRFLLRHETASRELYEKLHPGMSYDDRMGILRKLKQIGYQVGAGFMVGLPGQKEEHLAEDLLFLKEFQPEMIGIGPFIPHSETPLKEEKGGTVEDTLVLVAFSRLLVPEALIPATTALGTLSPTGREQALMAGANVVMPNLTPTLFREKYDLYENKICTGDEPAHCRSCIERRINSTGSIVDLGRGDNVRFIPEKISPDKMIGCN, from the coding sequence ATGGACCTGCTGCAAAAGCTTGATGAAACCAATTCCCTGACAAAGGAAGAGATTGTCCGGCTGTTGAAGAATATGACCGCGGAGAAAAAAGAAAAGCTTTTCGACCTGGCCCTCAAAACCAGGACCAGGTATTACGGTAACCGGGTTTTCATGCGGGGGCTGATCGAGATTTCCAATTACTGCCGGCGGAATTGCCTTTATTGCGGCATTCGGGGGATGAATGCCAATGCGGAGAGATACCGTCTGAGCGAAAGTGAGATTCTCGAATGCTGTCAGGATGGGTATAACCTCGGTTATCGGACATTCGTTCTGCAAAGCGGAGAGGACATGTGGTATACGAAGGAAATCCTGGTTGGCTTGGTGACCAGGATCAAACAGCTTTTTCCCGATGCCGCTGTGACCTTGTCAATTGGCGAAAGGGATATCGCTACCTACGACGCCCTGTACAAGGCCGGGGCGGACCGTTTCCTGCTGAGGCATGAGACAGCGTCACGGGAGCTCTATGAAAAGCTGCATCCCGGAATGAGCTATGACGACCGCATGGGAATTCTTCGGAAGTTAAAACAAATCGGCTATCAGGTCGGGGCCGGGTTCATGGTTGGCCTGCCCGGACAAAAAGAAGAGCATTTGGCCGAGGACCTGCTTTTTCTCAAGGAATTTCAGCCTGAAATGATCGGGATCGGTCCGTTTATTCCTCATAGTGAAACACCGTTAAAAGAAGAAAAGGGCGGTACGGTTGAAGATACCCTGGTTTTGGTCGCCTTTTCCCGTCTGTTGGTCCCGGAAGCATTAATTCCGGCAACTACTGCCTTAGGCACCCTCAGTCCAACCGGAAGGGAACAGGCCCTTATGGCCGGAGCAAATGTTGTTATGCCCAATTTGACTCCGACTCTGTTCAGAGAAAAATATGATCTCTATGAAAATAAAATTTGTACAGGAGACGAGCCTGCCCATTGCCGTTCCTGCATTGAACGGAGAATCAATTCCACCGGTTCTATTGTTGATTTGGGAAGAGGGGATAATGTCAGATTTATTCCGGAAAAAATCAGCCCCGATAAAATGATTGGATGCAACTAG
- the metA gene encoding homoserine O-acetyltransferase MetA, protein MPVKIPDDLPARAILEKENIFLMDEDRATHQDIRPLRIAILNIMPTKLVTEAQYLRLLGNSPLQVDITLLNTVTHESANTPAEHLDRFYTGIENIKDQKYDGLIITGAPVENLEFEEVDYWEELKEIMEWSKRNVFSTMHICWGAQAGLYYHYGIQKYPLEKKLSGIYQHHLVNKNNNKFLRGFDDEFFAPHSRYTEVKAEDIKKNHDLEILAASEKAGIFLIAKKDGRQVFVTGHPEYDPFTLKKEYERDVTKGLDVQVPENYFPGNDPRKQPVVNWRGHANLLFMNWLNYYLYQETPYNLNEL, encoded by the coding sequence ATGCCGGTAAAAATACCTGATGATCTTCCGGCAAGGGCCATCTTGGAAAAAGAAAATATTTTCCTGATGGATGAGGACAGGGCCACCCATCAGGATATTCGTCCCTTGCGTATTGCGATATTGAATATTATGCCCACTAAGCTTGTTACGGAAGCCCAGTATTTAAGACTTTTGGGAAATAGTCCGTTACAGGTCGATATTACCCTGCTGAATACGGTCACTCATGAATCGGCCAACACTCCGGCCGAGCATCTTGACCGCTTTTATACAGGTATTGAAAATATCAAAGACCAGAAGTATGACGGGCTGATTATTACGGGAGCCCCGGTAGAAAACCTGGAATTTGAAGAGGTGGACTATTGGGAAGAGCTGAAGGAAATTATGGAATGGAGCAAGCGCAATGTTTTTTCCACCATGCATATTTGTTGGGGTGCCCAGGCAGGATTGTATTATCACTACGGAATTCAAAAATACCCCTTGGAAAAAAAGCTCTCCGGAATATATCAGCACCATTTGGTGAATAAGAATAACAATAAATTTCTAAGAGGATTTGACGACGAATTTTTTGCTCCGCATTCCAGGTATACTGAAGTAAAGGCTGAGGATATCAAAAAGAATCACGATCTGGAAATTCTTGCCGCTTCTGAAAAAGCCGGAATATTCCTGATCGCCAAAAAGGACGGGCGTCAGGTTTTTGTCACCGGGCATCCTGAGTATGACCCTTTTACGCTGAAAAAGGAATATGAAAGGGATGTGACGAAGGGACTGGATGTGCAAGTACCTGAAAATTATTTTCCCGGCAATGATCCCCGAAAGCAGCCGGTCGTCAATTGGCGGGGACATGCCAACCTGCTCTTTATGAACTGGCTCAATTATTATCTGTATCAGGAAACACCGTATAATCTGAATGAACTTTAA
- a CDS encoding PaaI family thioesterase has translation MKHKVLRKQENSRMCLVCGVKNDFGLKASFYELDNGELAGIFTPREEHQSYPGIAHGGISAAILDETIGRAIMVTDRDMLGYTVELNLKYKKHVPLGQKLIVIGRITREKSRTFEGTGEIILANGEVAASATAKYLKVPLDKMPSFQEDSEDRMEWQVNISENDPREIEYEQKTDMKTCLRLG, from the coding sequence ATGAAGCATAAGGTTCTCAGAAAACAAGAAAACAGCAGAATGTGCCTGGTTTGTGGTGTGAAGAATGATTTTGGCCTCAAAGCTTCATTTTATGAGCTGGACAACGGAGAGCTCGCCGGGATTTTTACGCCCAGGGAAGAGCACCAAAGCTATCCGGGAATTGCACACGGTGGAATATCCGCGGCGATTCTTGATGAGACAATCGGCAGGGCCATCATGGTGACGGACAGAGATATGCTCGGTTATACGGTAGAATTAAATTTAAAATATAAAAAACATGTACCGCTGGGGCAAAAATTAATCGTAATCGGGCGGATCACCCGGGAAAAAAGCAGAACCTTCGAAGGAACCGGAGAGATTATTCTGGCAAACGGCGAAGTAGCCGCATCGGCGACAGCAAAATATCTCAAAGTTCCGCTGGATAAGATGCCTTCATTCCAGGAAGACAGTGAAGACAGGATGGAGTGGCAGGTCAATATTTCCGAAAATGATCCTCGGGAAATCGAATATGAGCAAAAAACAGACATGAAAACATGCCTGCGCCTTGGGTAA
- a CDS encoding phosphodiester glycosidase family protein: protein MKIAKELLFFSLFQLLFCSLLGFVLIIYGPFANIRSTFITTAMTTMHNQHLATIFFKQEQVDQILKDTQFIVSEKENTSDVSATNTGNSITVTEVGGKFKGYLMTIDNPARVKVGSGEIGKNGLILSQLVKKYNAVGGVNAGGFSDFAGAGTGGIPDGICIENYQITYIEDYLAKPSPSTGKYPKMRVIGFNSDNILVIGTFDLNEIKAEGLRDAVSFGPPLIVNGKPMITRGDGGAGIQPRTAIGQKKDGTVLLLVIDGRQLTTLGASYRDLQDILLEHGAYNAANLDGGSSTTMYYNGSVINQPWDMFGERALASAFIVE, encoded by the coding sequence TTGAAAATTGCCAAGGAATTACTCTTTTTTTCCTTATTCCAATTGCTCTTTTGTTCACTTTTAGGCTTCGTTCTGATCATTTACGGTCCTTTTGCCAATATCCGCAGCACCTTTATCACAACTGCCATGACGACCATGCATAACCAGCACCTGGCGACAATCTTTTTTAAACAGGAGCAGGTCGATCAAATCTTAAAGGACACCCAGTTTATTGTGTCGGAAAAAGAGAATACCAGTGATGTTTCCGCAACGAATACCGGAAATAGTATCACAGTTACCGAAGTTGGAGGTAAGTTCAAAGGTTATCTGATGACGATCGACAATCCGGCCCGTGTTAAGGTTGGATCGGGAGAGATTGGCAAAAACGGCCTCATCCTGAGTCAACTCGTAAAGAAATATAATGCCGTAGGCGGGGTCAATGCCGGGGGCTTCAGTGATTTTGCCGGGGCCGGCACAGGTGGGATACCTGATGGAATATGCATAGAAAACTATCAGATAACCTACATTGAAGATTACCTGGCGAAACCTAGCCCTTCAACCGGTAAGTATCCTAAAATGCGAGTTATTGGCTTTAATTCAGATAATATCTTAGTCATCGGAACCTTTGATCTCAATGAAATAAAAGCCGAAGGCTTGCGTGACGCCGTCAGTTTTGGTCCTCCCCTTATCGTCAACGGCAAGCCGATGATCACAAGAGGGGACGGAGGAGCGGGCATTCAGCCCAGAACCGCCATCGGCCAGAAAAAAGACGGAACGGTATTACTGCTTGTTATTGACGGACGCCAGCTGACTACTCTCGGCGCCAGCTACAGAGATTTACAGGATATTTTGCTCGAACACGGGGCATACAACGCCGCCAATCTGGATGGTGGTTCGTCAACCACCATGTATTATAATGGAAGTGTGATCAATCAACCTTGGGATATGTTCGGTGAACGCGCTCTTGCTTCAGCGTTCATCGTCGAATAG
- a CDS encoding HelD family protein: MSEYEKTLQEETVYLTQTIDLINKVIAHETGELLESRRKQFLTSRREMWEDTNPSSPDFDRIIETSQYLAAINQDTLGYLHTTKRLDRYQRLISSPYFGRVDFTEDDYPERERLYIGYCSIIDPDTREVCVYDWRAPVSSLFYSGESSRAAYSSPAGQILGTIHLKRQFKIVDSKLKYYFDSAVRITDEILQEVLSRTSSSKMRTIVETIQREQDLIIRDTDSGLLLVQGMAGSGKTSVALHRIAFLLYEGLMSKLSSEHVLIISPNELFSSYIYGVLPELGEENVTQLTFDEISSTLLSEDIALETRNEQLEALLLGKPSGTLFRREGACFKGSKSFHTILNRLLRHYAHQVIPFQDVSFESKVLEKREILKSRFLHNPTAIPMAKQLLKLEKTILEEIHPLRKKRLGKLMNIVERSEGHELEIKTFSRYLSLIEAKQFVRRLHQFTRIHYLEIYRLLFRQEGLLRFLAQGLELPENINGIIAETNAALTAGQAYYEDCAPLLYLKTRVEGIRSYSRIRHAVIDEAQDYSPLQYEVFNLLFPNARFTVLGDVNQSLEKNIDDTLYDQISSILRKPKTSKVLLSTGYRSTKEINAFAREILGKDEQFSLFDRCGEQPSIRPAANTGEKTRAIILDIRDYVSKGLSVAVLCKTMRDAEKAYSQLNEISGIRLIGPQEEELGTGPLILPSYLAKGLEFDAVIIYNADKETYQSETDRQILYVACTRALHILRVYYTGEGSPFLPPHSAGGFSSFRDL, translated from the coding sequence ATGTCTGAATATGAAAAGACCCTTCAGGAAGAAACGGTTTACCTGACCCAAACAATCGACCTGATCAACAAAGTGATTGCTCATGAAACCGGGGAATTGCTGGAGAGCCGCCGCAAACAGTTTCTGACCTCCCGGCGTGAAATGTGGGAGGATACAAATCCGTCCTCTCCGGATTTTGACCGGATCATTGAAACCAGCCAATATCTTGCAGCCATTAATCAGGATACCTTAGGGTATCTTCACACAACGAAACGTCTGGACCGTTATCAACGCTTGATCTCTTCCCCTTATTTCGGCCGTGTCGATTTTACCGAAGACGACTACCCGGAGCGGGAAAGGCTTTATATCGGTTATTGCAGCATCATCGATCCCGACACCCGCGAAGTCTGTGTTTACGATTGGCGGGCCCCTGTTTCCAGCCTGTTTTACAGCGGGGAATCGTCCCGTGCCGCCTACTCCTCCCCTGCCGGTCAGATCCTGGGAACGATTCACTTAAAAAGACAATTCAAGATTGTCGATTCCAAGCTTAAATACTATTTTGACAGTGCTGTCCGCATCACTGACGAAATCCTCCAGGAGGTGCTCAGCCGTACCTCTTCCTCTAAGATGCGCACGATTGTTGAAACCATCCAAAGGGAGCAGGACCTGATCATCCGCGATACAGATTCCGGCTTGCTGCTGGTCCAGGGAATGGCCGGAAGCGGGAAAACCTCCGTTGCCCTACATCGAATTGCGTTTTTGCTTTATGAAGGCTTGATGTCAAAGCTGAGCTCTGAACATGTCCTGATCATTTCCCCCAATGAGTTGTTCAGCAGTTATATTTATGGCGTATTGCCGGAGCTCGGGGAAGAAAATGTCACTCAATTGACTTTCGACGAAATCAGTTCAACTCTTTTGTCTGAGGACATCGCTTTGGAGACCAGAAACGAACAGCTGGAAGCCCTGCTTCTCGGAAAACCGTCCGGAACCCTTTTTCGGCGGGAAGGGGCCTGTTTTAAAGGATCAAAATCCTTTCATACCATCCTGAACAGGCTGCTTAGACATTATGCTCATCAGGTTATTCCTTTTCAGGATGTCTCCTTTGAAAGCAAAGTCCTTGAAAAGCGCGAAATCCTCAAAAGCCGTTTCCTGCATAATCCCACCGCTATCCCTATGGCGAAACAGCTTCTTAAATTAGAAAAAACCATCCTGGAAGAGATTCATCCTTTGCGCAAAAAGAGGCTGGGCAAATTGATGAATATTGTAGAGCGGAGTGAAGGACATGAGTTGGAAATCAAGACCTTCAGCAGGTATCTTTCCCTTATTGAGGCTAAACAATTTGTCAGAAGGCTTCATCAATTTACCCGTATCCACTATCTGGAAATCTATAGACTCTTATTCCGGCAGGAAGGCCTGCTGCGGTTTCTGGCCCAGGGCCTTGAACTGCCGGAGAACATAAACGGAATCATCGCGGAAACGAATGCCGCTCTGACTGCGGGCCAAGCGTATTATGAAGACTGTGCCCCTCTGCTCTACTTGAAAACAAGAGTAGAAGGCATCCGGTCTTACTCAAGGATCAGGCACGCGGTCATTGACGAGGCCCAGGACTATTCGCCGCTGCAATATGAAGTCTTTAACCTTCTCTTTCCGAACGCCCGCTTTACCGTCCTTGGGGATGTCAACCAGTCCCTGGAAAAAAATATTGACGACACTCTTTATGACCAGATCTCCTCAATTCTCCGCAAGCCTAAAACAAGCAAAGTACTTTTAAGCACCGGGTACAGGTCGACAAAAGAGATCAATGCTTTCGCCCGGGAAATTCTCGGCAAGGATGAACAGTTCTCTCTCTTTGACCGCTGCGGCGAGCAGCCTTCAATCAGGCCCGCAGCAAACACCGGGGAAAAAACCCGGGCAATTATCCTGGATATCCGGGATTATGTGAGCAAAGGATTATCCGTGGCTGTTCTCTGTAAAACAATGCGTGACGCCGAAAAAGCCTATTCCCAGTTAAACGAAATTTCCGGAATAAGGCTGATTGGGCCCCAAGAAGAAGAACTGGGCACAGGGCCGCTGATTCTCCCCTCCTATCTCGCTAAAGGCCTGGAGTTCGACGCCGTAATCATTTACAATGCGGACAAAGAAACTTATCAGAGCGAGACTGACCGCCAAATCTTATATGTTGCCTGTACAAGAGCTCTGCATATTCTCAGAGTCTATTATACCGGAGAAGGAAGCCCTTTCCTGCCTCCGCATTCGGCCGGGGGATTTTCGTCCTTCCGGGACCTCTAG
- a CDS encoding LysM peptidoglycan-binding domain-containing protein, translating to MNYTVQSGDTMNSISQRYNLDLDQLIAANPHISNPHEIHPGQEIIVPSSGSHSRHHQYRLSEPYPEIKVMGENLHYAALLHEDFAGKVSEVTAVMQYTHHQLELDMMPGLQEAAELLEGISIVEMKHLEMLGKTIILLGGAPQYNSNFQLWTPLYVSYCDFNPVLQIQEDIQGELDAIAQYHHHIRMIDDPFIQALLARIIKDEEDHVRRLTIQLNKLGQWHCPKR from the coding sequence ATGAACTATACCGTGCAATCCGGTGATACCATGAACTCTATTTCTCAACGGTACAATTTAGATCTCGACCAGTTAATTGCCGCCAATCCGCACATCAGCAATCCCCATGAAATCCATCCGGGGCAGGAAATCATTGTTCCCTCTTCGGGGAGCCATTCCCGGCATCATCAATACAGGCTTTCCGAACCTTATCCTGAAATCAAAGTGATGGGCGAGAACTTGCACTACGCGGCTCTCCTCCATGAAGATTTTGCCGGAAAGGTCAGTGAAGTCACAGCGGTTATGCAATATACTCATCATCAGCTTGAGCTGGATATGATGCCCGGTCTGCAGGAAGCCGCCGAGCTTTTGGAGGGCATCAGCATCGTGGAGATGAAGCACCTTGAAATGCTGGGAAAAACCATCATCCTGCTGGGAGGAGCACCTCAATACAACAGCAATTTTCAGCTCTGGACCCCTTTGTATGTTTCCTATTGCGACTTTAATCCCGTCCTCCAGATTCAAGAGGATATCCAGGGTGAGTTGGATGCGATTGCCCAATACCATCATCACATCCGGATGATTGATGATCCGTTTATTCAAGCCCTGCTTGCCAGAATCATCAAGGATGAGGAAGATCATGTCAGACGTTTGACGATCCAGCTCAATAAGCTTGGTCAATGGCACTGTCCAAAAAGGTGA
- a CDS encoding GIY-YIG nuclease family protein → MFYVYMVECRDGTIYTGWTKDVEKRISRHNSGQGAKYTKSRLPVRLRHVEEFPTKEEAMSREYSIKKLTRKDKLHLFGQCH, encoded by the coding sequence TTGTTTTATGTTTATATGGTTGAATGCCGGGACGGAACAATTTATACCGGGTGGACCAAAGATGTTGAGAAAAGGATATCCAGGCACAACTCCGGGCAAGGGGCCAAGTATACGAAGTCAAGGCTTCCGGTGAGACTGAGGCATGTTGAAGAATTTCCGACAAAAGAGGAAGCGATGAGCAGAGAATATTCCATCAAAAAATTAACCAGAAAAGACAAGCTTCACCTTTTTGGACAGTGCCATTGA